In the Silene latifolia isolate original U9 population chromosome 1, ASM4854445v1, whole genome shotgun sequence genome, CTATACGGGTGGGGGACACGTCTTCAAAACAAAAATACATTACTAAAGTTTTGAAATATTTCAATAATGGAAAGAAGTTTAACAAATAACACTTAAATAATCAAATATAATACTTAATGCCTTATTCCTCTTTCCTTTTACTTTTGTGGTGTGATCTCACTAGTTTAGCTCTCTTGAAGTGTTGGACTAATAATTGCCAGGTACAGATGCATACCTATAGGCTATATCCATGTCGTGTCGTGTTGACACGGGTACGGTTGGGAAAGTGAAGTGTCAAAGTAACATCGCTCAAGGAAACAAAAATACTGTGGAAATAAAATTTTGCTCTCATACATCTGTAACTCTGTCACCTGGATGATATTCTTAATTCTTATCATCCAGTCTTCGATCTTTTGTATAATTTCTAATTTGTTTCTTGAATTGTGGATCTGCGGTGCATAGCTGTGTTGTTGTTGTGAGGGCATATAATCTACAAGGTTGACTATAATTGTTCCTTTTTTCTTTCAGGCAATTGATGCCCGCGATGCATTGGCAAAATCCATTTATTCTTGCTTATTTGATTGGCTTGTTGAAAAAATTAACAAGTCACTCGCTGTAGGCAAACGGCGCACTGGAAGGTCCATCAGCATTCTTGATATATATGGTTTTGAATCATTTGATGTATGTTCTTCCTGGTCTTCTCTATCTGATTGCGTCCTTAAGCTTTCTTTCCAAATTCATTGGTCGCAAATATTTATTTAGTGTGTTTTGTTTTCCAGAAAAACAGCTTTGAACAGTTCTGCATCAACTATGCAAATGAGAGATTGCAGCAGCACTTCAATCGTCACTTGTTCAAATTAGAGCAAGAGGTATGTTTGTGATGAAGGTTTCATGATTCTAGAGCCTTCAGGAGTTGTTAATTGAGGACATCACATCGTTTCAAAATCAGATGGCTGTTTTTCCTGGTTCTTTGTTTTTGCTTTAGTTAGTGCTCTGCTAGTCTAAAGAATATACAAGACATTCTGTTAATTGTTGAGGGTGGATTTGTTATGCGTGATTCAATATTGTTCTAGATTGGTCTTCCTGTGGTTGACAGTGAAACAATGATGAGTGATATACTTATGTTACTGAGATGGTTTGTACCATATCCTAGCCATGCTACCTAATGACCATGAACATGTATATGATATCCATTATttttggctaggaatatattcaAGACGGAATTGATTGGACAAGAGTCGACTTTGAAGATAACCAGGCTTGTCTTAATTTGTTTGAAAAGGTATacataatttttgaattttattgtTGAGCCAATGAGGTCAACGTATTTTAGATGTACGCTGTATATTGGTATTGTCCAAACACGTGttgtattttttgtatttttatctcTCCATTCCTCCTTTTTTTTCTTGCAGAAACCCTTAGGTTTGCTTTCTTTGCTTGATGAAGAGTCCACTTTTCCTAATGGCACAGACCTAACGTTTGCGAACAAGCTTAAGCAGCATTTGGCTTCAAACCGTTGTTTTAGAGGAAAGCGCGAAAAGGCATTTAGCGTGTCTCATTATGCAGGGGAGGTAATCTATTACTTTTCTCTCCACTCTTTTATGTTGATAGGTCTGAATTTCCTCAGAGCCCTCATTTGgcaggatcttcactaggcaccTTTTTGTTTATGTTGTATCTATACTCAAGTGCTCTGTCTGATCTACTAAATGGTTGTTCCGAAAAGGATGAATGTAGACAACCTTTGCTTCATGCTTATATGGCTATTCACTATTAAAATCTGCCACCTTTTAGGCCCAGTAATTACTCTATAAAAGTTGGCAAATTGAATCTCCGGAGTTGAAATTTGTGATACTGCTACTCCTTGCAGGTTACATATGATACTACAGGATTTCTGGAGAAAAACAGAGACTTGATGCACTCAGACTCCATTCAACTTTTGTCTTCTTGCACAAGTCCTCTCCCACAGAAATTTGCTGCTAGCATGCTTGAACTTTCAGAAAAACCTATTGCTGGCCCGTTGTACAAGTCAGGAGGAGCTGACTCACAAAAATTGAGTGTTGCTTCAAAATTCAAGGTATGTGACATGTTACTCAAGCAATCTTGGATTGTCCATGGATTTGCTTCTTAGATAAAATGTAAAATTTGCAATGTTAAATTTAGTAACTTTCCCCTTTTTTGGTATTTCCCAACAGTAGATTAATTTAGTTGCTGCCTTGGTTTTATATGGTTTAAaatttgaaatctctctttatcaTAATATTAAGCTAAATTTAGCGGGATCATTTTGTTATTACACACAAGAAAGAGATGTAGATGTATCTTCATGGGGGTACGGAGTGATTGTAATCCCGGGTTTCAATCGCAACTACAAGTTTCTTCCTGACTCTGTTAAGTCGCTAATTTCATTTGCTCACATTAATGGTGTTTACAGAGCCAACTATTCCAGCTAATGCAGCGTCTAGAGGGTACCACATCCCATTTTATCCGTTGCATCAAGCCAAACAGCATGCAGTCTCCTGGAAGCTATGTACAAGCTCTTATATTGCAACAACTTCGTTGTTGTGGTGTACTTGAAGTAGTTAGGATTTCGAGGTCTGGATTTCCTACCAGAATGACTCATCAGAAGTTTGCCCGAAGGTATGAAGCCATTTACAATACACTACCTTCTAAAGAAAAATGTTTATATGATGTCAAAAGTTAACAGATAGTTTTCTATTCATTCAGATTGATAAAATAACTCCCTaatttttttcttgttgatatatTGAAATAGGTACGGGTTTCTTCTTTTGGAGAGTGTTGCATCACAAGATCCTTTAAGTGTTTCAGTTGCTATTCTTCACCAGTTCAATATTCTACCCGATATGTATCAAGTTGGTTATACAAAATTGTTCTTCCGAACTGGACAGGCAAGATAATCGATTGTTATATTTTCATCTTCATTTAATTATGGTAGTAATAACCAATACATGACTGTTTATTGAATTTCGGATTTATCGGCTAAGCAATTGTATGTGATCACATCTTATAACAGTGGTACCGCAGGTATCAGAGCTGGAGATATTTGTTCCATTAGACCTTTCCGTGAATATTATTGACCTTTACTGCCAGTAGATTACATGAATCTGTAGAGCAAATTAGTTTTTAGCCCCTATACTAATCTTGGCGGTAAATGACACTTCTCCATAAGAGTTGTGTGCTCTATGAGACTTGAATTTTCTGAACGTTTAGTACCTGCATAACTTTACATTTTTTTTGTTTAGGATACAAGTCTAATATCTATACAATATTTCTCCTTTGTTTAAACTTAAACTTGGCTCTATGTTTCCTGTTTATGGAGCGTTTCACTTGTGGTTTTGCCTGCTATCTTCTTGTGTTTCATCATTCATTTGGAAGCCGACATCTTTGAATTCTCGGTCTTTCATTTGATTTGGTTCATTTAAACCAAAATAGTTAAAAGGAGTGCCTATCGGCAGAACAAAAGAGTGCTCTTGCAGTCTTGCACCACATTTGTGAGAGCACTCTTTGAAAGCTCTCACTGTGTTGCAATGCACACTTTGCATTTGTTTGTGAAGGGTTAAAATTTGCGCGGAAGTTTCCCCCGAATAACAATCTTGTTCATCGTTTATTTAGATTGGGGCTCTTGAGGATACAAGAAATCGTACCCTTCATGGGATTCTACGTGTCCAAAGCTGCTTCAGGGGTCACAAAGCTCGATGCTATGTGAATGAGATCAGGAAAGGGATATCAACCATTCAGTCATGTAATAATCTCTATTCCTGGATTTCTTATCACGTCAATTCTTCTCTATGCTTTGTTGAATGTATCTCCACGTTTCTGCTCATCTGGAACAACTACTGAACTGATGGATATTGGTTTAACAGTCATTCGGGGTGAGAAGTCCAGAAAGGAATTCGCTGTCTTGCTGAGGAGACATAGAGCAGCGAAGTCCATACAAAAACAGGTTAAGTGTCGAGTCGTTAGAAAGCGGTTCCTGAGAACTAGTGATGCTGCAGCTGTGATACAGTCAGGTAATTTCGGTCACCTTCTTATTTTCCCTTGATGGATTACTCTCCATTCTCCGAGAAATAGCCTCTTTTTGAGACATctgtttcatcctctatttagTTATCATTTATTCTGTGTGTTCAAATTGGGGAGGGCTTTCTTGAAATTTTATGCTGGGTGTTATCTGAGATACATACATTCTTTTCATTCTTACTCGGTTGTTTTCTGCTGTCATTCCCTTTTCCTTTTTCTTGTCTAAAAATTGAAATGAAGCTTCACTATTTCTGACTTGCTTGATGATGGTTATCCAATTCTCTCTCTTTTCGAAATCTTTTGCAGGCATTCGGGGCTGGCTAGTCAGGAAATGCTCTGGAAATATTGGCCTGCTAAACGTAAGAGTGTGAACaaacttttgcttttcttttaaaCTATTAACTATACATGAAACCTCTAACTTCGCTGCCTGCATCTTACCTCTGTGACGTATTTTTGTATGGAAATGGGAGGCCAAACTGAAGCTAGTTTCATTAAGAAACAATCACTGAGTTCAAACTGGACATATTCTTCTTGCTAATTTCATTAAGAAACAATCGCTGAGTTTCGAAATTATTAGACAAAATTAGTTTTCCAGGATCCAGGAACCCTGCGTACGAGTACGTGTGCATCACTCAATGCACCTAGTTTAGAATCTTTGACAAGGATTTTTTGTACCTTTTCTTTCTTCGTATTTGATAGTGCATGTTTTCGTTTATTAACATCAAGGTCATCTCGAACAGAGTAATATGTCGGATGAGGTTATGGTAAAAGCCACATATCTTGCCGAATTACAAAGGAGGGTATTGAAGTCTGAGGCTGCCTTcagagagaaagaagaagaaaatgttATTCTTTATCAGAGGCTGCGTCAGTATGAGAATCGTTGGTCCGAGTACGAGTTAAAGATGAGATCCATGGAAGAAGTCTGGCAGAAACAAATGAAGTCACTTCAGTCAAGCCTCTCTGTCGCCAAGAACAGCCTGGCAGCTGATGATTCTGCCAGGCCTTCTGATGCATCAGTTAATGATTCTGGGGAGCCCGTTTCCAGAAGTCACGAAAGTAATGGTATAAGTGGTGGGCCTACGAGTGCCAATTTGACCGTTATCAGTCGATTGGCTGCGGAGTTGGAGCAACGCAAGCAAGTATTTGGGGACGATGCCAAGTTTTTAGTTGAAGTCAAATCGGGTCAGGTCGATGCTGCTTTGAACCCAGATAGGGAACTTAGGCGGTTAAAACAAATGTTTGAGTCATGGAAGAAGGATTATGGAGCCAGACTACGCGAGACCAAAGTAATCATGAATAAACTTGATACCGAAGATACTGCGAATGACAAATTAAAGAAGAAGTGGTGGAGTAGAAGGCACAGCATGAGGATTAGCTAGATTTTGTAGAATTGTGAGAATCCACAGTTAAAGCTGTTTTAAAGCTCGTGGAATTATAAGTTTGCAGCATATATGTATATTTCGGTGGCATTATTTTTGCTGATATTCTGAACCAGAACAGCAAGTTAGCTATAGAACCACCCATATCATTGAGACAGACAAGGGTGATAATGAGAGTGTTCGCCTTGCTGAATGGCGGCATCTGACTGCTTCAGATGATTGTATAATTATATACTTATTGAGTTGCGATTTACAATTGAAATGATTTTGAAAGAAGTGAGACAGGTGAAATGTACGAGTAGCTGAATTTTATTCGTTTGAGTTGTGATTATAGAAGACAGTGAATCTGATTCGGATTTATTTGAACAGATGCTAACAAGGCGGTACATGTATAATGTCCCGATATACTATTTGTGTTGATTTATGTTACTTGTCTCTCATAATATTTCTGTTTTTATTTGCTGCAGGTTAAGTATTTTGTCCTACATATATTCAATATTTTTCCAAAATCATATACGGAGTACtccataactttttttttttttttttgacaggtgGAAATAAAGAGTTTTTATACAGAAATAGGTTTTTAATTACTTCATCTTCTATGTTCCAATCTAATCTAAAATAGATATTAAAGTCCATTAGATGTGTCGAATTTGGATCAAATACATTTAGATTCAAATGTAGGTAAAAATGTTGATACTAAATGCAAATTGTTTTGTAGGGTATCAATTCAGAGTTTATTAGATAACTCCTTGTGAATTGATTAAGTGCTCAAATGTATCGCAGGAAAGTCCAGGTCAAGAAACACCAACTTATATcaaatcacaaattcttgtttcagatggTCCAGCTATTTTTATCGCCTATGATAACCTTGGATATAAAATAGTGTCAAAATCTCGTCTTTTTGGAAAACACCAAAGTTATCACTAGATGGACCGACTTACATAAAAGAAGagtaaggggtcgtttggttgcataTAGGAATTTGCATTGCCTAGGAAGTCATAAAACACGTGAATTTGGAATTCATGTGAAGAAGtgcaattcatgtaggcattagaattcatgggaacttccaattcatgtgaattggggtaaccaaacaacatacCCATTTTCCAATTCACATAAATTTAAGTTCCTACATTGTTTAGTgggtaaccaaacgacccctaactATTGTGAAAGACGGTATCATACTACAAGATTAGTTCAAAATGGGAAAGGATTGTGTTTAAAACGAAGAATATTTTTTTGGGTACAAAAAGGTAGGAAGAATATTCGGGTAGAGGATCTGTCCCAAATATGTGGGAGACATTTACAATTGTAGGCCTCAAGTTTGTTTGGCAACAACAGTCTTAACTTTAACGCCAATGCCCGCTCTCTTTAAAGGCATTTGCACTCTTCTATCAATCAAACCATTTTTCTCCTTCATACCATCCTTCAGGTCAGTTTACCCTCTTTCCTTCCCTTGTTTAGTTGTTCTTCCCTTTTTCAATTGCCTCCTcattttcaatttaattttgaTTCCTTTTTTTATATTCAATCGTCGATTCTAATTCCTCATTTTTtagctttatttttagttttagCACATTGCATGCACACAAGTTATCCCTTTTTTTtaattttaccaatttaattgCACCGTGTTTGAATAAAAGTGGGTCTCTCCCATAATTAATTTCAATTGTTGATGTCGTTATCATCATTATATTTTTGAGAAAATGGAGTCAAAACTACACCATTTTCTTACAACGCAACACGTTGGCTTATGTTGACACAATGACACATCACGTGTGATTATCTATCCAGTTTTCC is a window encoding:
- the LOC141597477 gene encoding myosin-1-like isoform X1, with product MATIETDSSSGSRNPLVDKKTVPKVRAPPSFTSIKSLPAKFKSMDAIEGIGVFNSTFNDILEGYEYDDEQGDQGNNDSPYGGVRDLPDLDDDDSDVPSSPSIPSIAESKWNDTSSPYAKKNIHSWYKQPDGNWKLGKIISSSGTETIISLPEGKVVKVQTDRLLPANPDILDGVDDLMQLSYLSEPSVLYNLEYRYDRDMIYTKAGPVLVAINPFKNVPLYGEDYIEAYKCKSTESPHVYAIADTALREMTRDEVNQSIIISGESGAGKTETAKIAMQYLAALGGGSGIEYEILKTNPILEAFGNAKTLRNDNSSRFGKLIEIHFSETGKISGAAIQTFLLEKSRVVQCAEGERSYHIFYQLCAGAPASLREKLNLRNLDEYKYLRQSNCYTIARVDDAEQFRIVMEALDVVHVTKDDQESAFAMVAAVLWLGNVSFNIIDNDNHVEPVPDEALLSVAKLLGCEVEELQLALSTRKMKVGNDNIVQKLTLPQAIDARDALAKSIYSCLFDWLVEKINKSLAVGKRRTGRSISILDIYGFESFDKNSFEQFCINYANERLQQHFNRHLFKLEQEEYIQDGIDWTRVDFEDNQACLNLFEKKPLGLLSLLDEESTFPNGTDLTFANKLKQHLASNRCFRGKREKAFSVSHYAGEVTYDTTGFLEKNRDLMHSDSIQLLSSCTSPLPQKFAASMLELSEKPIAGPLYKSGGADSQKLSVASKFKSQLFQLMQRLEGTTSHFIRCIKPNSMQSPGSYVQALILQQLRCCGVLEVVRISRSGFPTRMTHQKFARRYGFLLLESVASQDPLSVSVAILHQFNILPDMYQVGYTKLFFRTGQIGALEDTRNRTLHGILRVQSCFRGHKARCYVNEIRKGISTIQSFIRGEKSRKEFAVLLRRHRAAKSIQKQVKCRVVRKRFLRTSDAAAVIQSGIRGWLVRKCSGNIGLLNVRSNMSDEVMVKATYLAELQRRVLKSEAAFREKEEENVILYQRLRQYENRWSEYELKMRSMEEVWQKQMKSLQSSLSVAKNSLAADDSARPSDASVNDSGEPVSRSHESNGISGGPTSANLTVISRLAAELEQRKQVFGDDAKFLVEVKSGQVDAALNPDRELRRLKQMFESWKKDYGARLRETKVIMNKLDTEDTANDKLKKKWWSRRHSMRIS
- the LOC141597477 gene encoding myosin-1-like isoform X2, producing the protein MATIETDSSSGSRNPLVDKKTVPKVRAPPSFTSIKSLPAKFKSMDAIEGIGVFNSTFNDILEGYEYDDEQGDQGNNDSPYGGVRDLPDLDDDDSDVPSSPSIPSIAESKWNDTSSPYAKKNIHSWYKQPDGNWKLGKIISSSGTETIISLPEGKVVKVQTDRLLPANPDILDGVDDLMQLSYLSEPSVLYNLEYRYDRDMIYTKAGPVLVAINPFKNVPLYGEDYIEAYKCKSTESPHVYAIADTALREMTRDEVNQSIIISGESGAGKTETAKIAMQYLAALGGGSGIEYEILKTNPILEAFGNAKTLRNDNSSRFGKLIEIHFSETGKISGAAIQTFLLEKSRVVQCAEGERSYHIFYQLCAGAPASLREKLNLRNLDEYKYLRQSNCYTIARVDDAEQFRIVMEALDVVHVTKDDQESAFAMVAAVLWLGNVSFNIIDNDNHVEPVPDEALLSVAKLLGCEVEELQLALSTRKMKVGNDNIVQKLTLPQAIDARDALAKSIYSCLFDWLVEKINKSLAVGKRRTGRSISILDIYGFESFDKNSFEQFCINYANERLQQHFNRHLFKLEQEEYIQDGIDWTRVDFEDNQACLNLFEKKPLGLLSLLDEESTFPNGTDLTFANKLKQHLASNRCFRGKREKAFSVSHYAGEVTYDTTGFLEKNRDLMHSDSIQLLSSCTSPLPQKFAASMLELSEKPIAGPLYKSGGADSQKLSVASKFKSQLFQLMQRLEGTTSHFIRCIKPNSMQSPGSYVQALILQQLRCCGVLEVVRISRSGFPTRMTHQKFARRYGFLLLESVASQDPLSVSVAILHQFNILPDMYQVGYTKLFFRTGQIGALEDTRNRTLHGILRVQSCFRGHKARCYVNEIRKGISTIQSFIRGEKSRKEFAVLLRRHRAAKSIQKQVKCRVVRKRFLRTSDAAAVIQSGIRGWLVRKCSGNIGLLNSNMSDEVMVKATYLAELQRRVLKSEAAFREKEEENVILYQRLRQYENRWSEYELKMRSMEEVWQKQMKSLQSSLSVAKNSLAADDSARPSDASVNDSGEPVSRSHESNGISGGPTSANLTVISRLAAELEQRKQVFGDDAKFLVEVKSGQVDAALNPDRELRRLKQMFESWKKDYGARLRETKVIMNKLDTEDTANDKLKKKWWSRRHSMRIS